The nucleotide sequence GCaagtcttgtgatttttttaatgtcctaaataattttaaagcctatcatttatcttctttctgtTCTGCCCAATTTTTGTCTAAGATATTCCCAGTCACTTCCCATCGATTTTTTCTGACACAACCTCATGCCTGCCCAGCCATTCTCTGGTGTGCAAGCACAATTTTATGATCAAAATATAAATCTGTTCATGTCTACTCAAGTCAAGATTCTTTTCAGATGATATTTGGTCATTTACAAACACTATTTTCTATTGggtggctgcttttttttttaatcaataagaaGTAATTTtctacacatattttttaaaagattttattcattttatttgtcaaagagagagagcgcaaacaGGGGGatcggcaggcagaaggagaagcaggctccctcacaagtagggagcccaatgagggacttgatcccaagactctgggatcatgacccaagcctgaattagacacttaaccaactgagccacccaggtgtccaaatTTTCTATACATATTACAGATATAACCATCTTTCCTATTATATGCATGGCGGGATAATTTATTAAGATACAattaggttggtttttttttttctgtcattttccaaGAGGCAAAAACAATAtcatgcatttttctcttttccatcacTAAAGAAGGTTTTTGTACATATGGCTCATGGGTTGTTAACACCTTTTATATTACAGACCAGGTAACGAAAGTGATCAGTAATGAACAGTAGTGGAAAATGTGCTAGTTTCCCAGAGATTCGTGTGTTAGGTCCAATGAAGAAAGTCATAGCCAGGACTAAAAGAAGAAAGTCCATTTCCTTGAAagtggaaagaaaggagaatgttCTTTGAGGGtagtgtaattctttttttttttttaagattttatttattcgacagagagatcacaagtaggcagagaggcaggcagagagagggagggaagcaagctccctgctgagcagagagcccaatgcaggaagagcccagaacactgggatcatggcctgagccgaaggcagaggctttaacccactgagccacccagataccccaagcAATTCTTGACCCAGGATTCATGACCCTCAAATGGAGAGATGTAAGGGCTGGATTCTAAGTTCAGGGGTGgcctgtggattttttttctagtgCACTCTGAGGAGGgtttatgttatataaatgaacCAAAGATGGTCCCTGTATATCAGCCCTATGTTTACTTCTTTATAGCAAGTGGGACACATAGGCTCAAAAGATCACCAGTGTCAAGCTCAGATTTTTACCCATCCAACTGTTTTAAATCTATCCTTAGTGAGTATATTTTTTGCCTGTTAGAACATGTATGCTTTGCATACCCCATAAAACTATGTCtaacatgggacacctgggtggctcagtgggttaaagcctctgcctttggctcaggtaatgatctcagggtcctgggatcaaggtcggtattgggctctctgctcggcagggagcctgcttccatctctcgctctctgcctgcctctatgcctacttgtgatctgtctctctctcaaataaataaataaaaatcttaaaaaaaaaaaaaagaaaactatatccaACAACTGTAAGGCGCAtggtaaataaacattttagctataaaacaaacaaaaaacccacaagctGCTGTTGCCCTTTGGAGCTGCTTGACATAGAGATTCCCCTGAGTTCTGCTGAGTGCCATCTTTTAGACATGTAAGCCTCCCTCTTAATTCCCTCTATGCTGGGAGTTTTCTCGCTCCCCACTCACTTCAGGATGATGCCTCACCTCCACATTGTAGTCTCTGGGAGGTCTCCTGCTGGGAGGGACTTTCACCCTCATGCAAACCCACCAAGAAGCACCCAAATAAAATTTGTTGTGTGCTCCTGCTACACTGTGGCCAAATCTTTTTCTTTGACCAGCCCCCAAATTCCCCAAACTCCCTACAATTCTTGGGTTTATATGGCGATCCCTGTTCCAAGGCCCCAACCTCTGCCcaagtctttgtttttttcctccctgataACAAAATTCTAAAGGTGTGGCAGATAATCAGTCAATCATCACTGACTTGTTATatgactttatattttaatttttaaagcagctttattgagatgtaattaacatatgataaacagaatttatttaaattgtctAATTTCCTAAGCTTTGACATATGTCTATGCCCTTTAAATCATATCCAACATTTACCAAATTTCATGTCCTTCAGTTATTCCTTCCTCTCACCTGTCCCCACCCTCCATCTCCCAGTAACCattgatctgttttcttttcattacagattcatttctgttttctagagttttatagaaatgaaatcataccCTATGTATGatgttttgtttggcttctttaactcaatttaattattttgagattcatctatgttgtgtgtatagtagatagatagatgtattgCATTTATTATGGATATGTAGTGTTGATCAGTTTTCTCTTCAATACTGCTTTAATAGGATCCCATAAATTTTGCTATGCTGTGTTATTGTTCACAACAGTATTCAGatcaaatattttctactttccaTTCTGATTTCATGTTTGTTCCATGGGTTATTTAGAATTAGTTTATTTAGTTCCTAaatgttttgagatttttgagAGGTCTTTCTCTTACTCATTTCTATTTTCGTTTCAGTGTCAGAGACTGTATCTTGTTTAACTTAAATCCTTTTGagtttattaagacttgttttgtggcagAAAATTTGGTGTATCCTAGTCAATGTTCTGCAGGCACTTGAACAAGTGTgtattctgcttttgttgtacagagtattctataaatgtcaattggAGCAAATTGGTTGTTAATGTCATTCCAGTCTTCAATATTCTTGCTGATTTCCTGCCTACTTGATCTAGTAGTTACTGAGAAGTGGATATTGAAAGCTCaaactataattataatataatttcaaattatattataatttgaaAGCTCAaactataatataataattatattattatatattataattattataattatattattatataatataatgtaattattattaaattatataatagtttaatataataatttaatggttatattaaattattataacaatttattataattattaaaataaactatagttattatatatattatatatattatatatataataggatcccatacattattatatatgtaatatatattataggatcccaaaaattattttatatattatatataataactatataattaatttatatgattaaattatataatctacttatataattaaattatataaattaatttatatataaatttacataatttcaattatatattGAAAGCTCAAGCTATAATATAGCTCAAACTATATTATAATAACTATAATAgttattatataactatatataactatatatagttACAGTTATAACTATAACTATAATTAAAGCTCaaactataattataattataattaagctCGAGCTTGAGCTCAAACTATAATTATAGCTTAATTATAATTAAGctcaaatataattatatttgttcAAACAAATTATGAACATTTGTTTGTTCACTTCTCCTTATAATTCTTCCTGTATTTGCTTTGTGTAATTTGAAGCCCTATTTTTAGAGCCATAAAAATTGAGAACCGTTATGTCTTGTTGTTTAATTGACCCTCTCATCATTCAAAAGTGACCCCCTTTAGCCTTGgtaatattttttactttgaaatctactttgtctgatgTTGCTCTAGCACTCCAGCTTTGTTCGGACAAGCAGTGCTGTGGGACACGTTTCGACATCCTTTACGGTTAACCTATTTGAGTCTTCATATGAAGTGTAATTTTTGTAGATGGTGTATgttgaaacttgttttttttttttttaaatctggtctATCATGAGCTTTTAACTGGTATGCTAAGACTATTTGTATTTAATGAGATTGCTGATATAGGCTAGTTGAGTCTAACTcttgctatttgttttatttgtcccTTTTATCTTTTGATCCCTTTTTCTGATTTTGGGCCCTTCActtgatttatcaattttttatgattccatttttactCCTTGTTGAATTTTTAGCTATAGCTCTTTGTTTTAATTCAGTGCTTGCATTAGGATTTACAGAATGTATCTATGACTTATCATAGCCTACTTTCAACGGATACCGTACTACTTCACTTACAATATAAAAACCTTACAATAATATACTCACATTCCTCTCCTCTCAGATTTTATGTTATTGCTTGCCATTCACTTTATGTTGAAATGCCATACAAATCCCATTATACTTTGCTACAGGTTTTGTttagtctgttttattttatgtaactttttaaagattttatttatttcctggagagagagcgtgcacaagtggggtagaggcagaggggtGCAGAGAAGGAGCGAAAGGGacaagactccatgctgagcacagagcctcactcggggcttgatcttatgaggCTGaaattacgacctgagccaaaatcaagtcagacgttcaatggactgagccacccaggcacccctagactgttttatttaaaataaatttaataataagaaaaatattatatcatTTGCCCACGGAGTTACCATTTGTAGTGTTCTTCATTCTTCTGTGTAGATTCCCATCTACAACTGGTATaattttctctctacctctttgCCTTTCCTTTGAAATTTCTTGTAGTGAGTGTTTGCTGGTGATGCATTCCTTAACTCTGCAATCTGCAAATGTGTTTATTTTGCCTTAGTGCTTTAAAGACATTCTTGCCATGTATAGAATTTCTGTGTCTAATTTTCTTACTGTGAGTACTTTAATAATGGTTTCCTACTCTATTCTCATATTGCTTCAGAGAAGAAATCTAACATCACCCCTATCTTTGCTTCTCCAGGCATAGCATGTCTTTGTTTCTGAGGCTGCCTCTagtgtttcttttcattattaggtggtttttttttttctttccaatttggttATGATGTGCCTTGGtatggtttcctttatttttgtgcTTGGAGTTTGAGCTTTTTTGGATTTATGAACTTATACTTTCCATCAACTTTTGAAAGTGTTTGGCCACtacctcttcttattttttttctatcctcctgtttctctttttcagggACTCAAATTTTCCCTCTGAGGTCACTTGAACTCATTCCACAGCTTGCTGATGCtcttcactttgttttgttttgttttgttttcttgttcacTTGGATCATTCTTAGACCCTTCAAATTCACTAAACTTTCTTCTGCAATATCTAACCTGCCATTAATTCCATCTGGAGTATTTTTCATCTCACACAttttagttttcatctttttttttaaagattttatttatttgacagggagaggtcacaagtgggcagagaggcaagcagagagagagagagagagagagaggaggaagcaggccccctgcagagcagagagcccaatgtgggactcgatctcaggaccctgagatcatgacctgagctgaaggcagaggcttaacccactgagccacccaggtgcccctagttttcatctttaaagtttgattttttttctattgtccaTGAACCTACTTAATTTTTTGCATATAAGAAGTACAGTTATAATGATAGTTTTAATGTCTTTATTCTGTGCCCATTGGGGGTCACATTCAATTGAATGATTATTGTCCTCATTATGGTTTGTGCTTGCCTGCTTCTACTCATgattagtcattttttaaaaaaaagatattaattatttgagagagagatagcacaagcagggggagaggcagagggagagagacaagcagactccctgctgagtggggagcccaatatagggctcaaacccaggaccctgagatcatgaccaaagccaaagtcagacgcttaaccgactgagccacccaggtgcccctcatgctTAGTAATTTTTGATTGGATGCCAGATGCTGTGAATTTTACATTGTTGGTTTAGCTCGTaaggatatttttgtattcccaTAAATCGTGTTGAACTTTTTTCTGGAATACACATAAGCTATTTGCAACCACATTGATCCATTTGATTTGTTACATGGGTGTAGAGCAGTCGTGGTCTAGGGATAATTATTCCCCACTACTGAGGCAAGACCTTTCTGAGTACTCTATCTACTGCCCCGCGAATTTCGACTTTTTCCAGCCTGGCTAGTGGGGTTAAGGCACTATCTCCTCTGATTCTTTTAGTTATTTCCTCAGCCTCAGGTGGTTTTCTCCCATACACATGATAAATAGTACTCTGATGAAAGAGAAGTTCTTCATAACACAAGAAATTGTCATACTTTGGGGTCTTGATAGTTCCAAGGGATGTTAGTGGCTTTTGTGTTAAATTTCAAGAATGTTATCTAGAAGGTGAGGTAACAACAACACTAGGTTCCATATTAAGACAATTTGTAATAGCAAGAGAAACTGTGATATTGCCACTCAACATCCACATCCCAAAAAAGAACTTTCTGTTTTACCAGGACAGATTCAGATACTTTGACTTTTCTTAATTAAGAAAGGCAGAAGACACTGAAAATACTGACAGAGGTAAGTTTCACTGCTACCCTTAAGAGCTGGGGTTTTGGTGCAGACATGTTAGATTTAAAGAAGTTCACATTTTTCTTACACCTGAGTTTCAGAAGCATGTCTTCAGCAGGACCCTGAGCCCTGCTGTCCATGCACCTGCCGTCCTGTTCTTTCCAGTCCACAACATCGCAGAGGCTCTAGGTTCTCCTTTGTGGGAATGTGTGCTGAGCTCCTGGACTGTCACAATGGGCTCACTCTCCTGAAGAGAGGCCCTGGGGGAGCCTGATGAGAGTGTGCAAGCAGGGATGGGAGGAAGGGTTTCTGAATATGGTCACACACCAGACTGCCCACTCTCACAGCACCACCCTAGGCCAGTTGTTCCTTCCAGTCCAACTCGCTGCTCTCTTGCCTTCACTCTTCCTGTTCTCTCCACTGGCTCACGAGTGCCCCCAACATCTGTCTTTCTTCAACCCCTCTCTTCTCTGACTTAATTCTATTCATATACACACAGGTTGCACCCACCCTGGAATCAGAGGTTCTCAGTCTGCATCTCCACGTCAGTCTGGGTCTCCAGGTTACAAGTATTAGAGAATCCCTCAGGTTGCCTTACAGAGGCCAAGGGCACAGTGGAGTGAGGAAACCCAGGACACCACTCCTGCAACAACACAATTAGGCTTCATGCCATGGCAGCCAATTTCTCACAGCACTCTAATGGTTCCAAGACAATTCTGGTTCTGGCCacttttgtgatctctgtttctgtTAGTGTCTTCCGATAGTTACAAAGACAGTGTGGAGAAGGAGGTACATGTAGGTCTCAGGAAGGGAAACTAGACTGATAAAGGCCATAGAAGAGCAGTGAAGAACAGAGATATGGATATTCAGCAAGATTAGTGACCTGGGTTTGAATGAGGGTTCTGCTGGGGCCAGCCTAAGATTTTAAGCAACCTCCTTTCACAAAGAGATGCTCATtacaatgcaaaacaaaaaatactcaaGGAAAACATGTTTATCAAAGGTTATTTGGATGATGAAGATGGCCATATGTATTTAGTACTTAGCATAGGGCTTGGCACATGCTTGCTCATTACGCCAGCcatgattatttattatttttcttttattttggggtgAACCCAAGAATGTATGTATGTCAGCTGCTCTGAcctgtttttctcccttcccactcCAAACTCCTGTATTCTTAGAGGAAGCCAATGCCCCCCATATTAGGATTTCTCCAGCACAGACCCAGAAACATCCCTTCTCTGAAGCATGGACAAGAAAAAGACTGAGCGAGGTAAAGAGACCACAGGCTGAGGAAGGACTGGAAGCCTGCTATCCAGCACACCTaaggtacttgtctttctctgggaGGAAAGCCTCCTTGGAGAATTCGTGATTAACtaatttattagtttattattagTGATTTGGAATAGAAGTGGAAATCTAATCACTAATTAATTACTAGTGATTAGTGATAATAATAGATTACTATAGAATCACTAATCACTAATTAATTAGTGGTTTGGAATAGAAGTGGGAATATAATTACTAGTAATTAgcaattatataataattagattatataacatatataatatataataattgaaTAATGATCTAATTACTATATAATTACTAATCAATTAGTGATTTGGAATAGAAGTGGAAAATGATAGCTGGGCCCAGGAGCTCTCTGTGAAAGATGACATTTTGCACTAAAGGGACGACTATATGCCCTGATGTCCATCAATGGGACATAATTCCTATGACACATGTTACTGCTGCTCTGGTTCTTGCaaggaaagttttaaattatttaacatcATGACCATGAAGCTTAGTGACAACATGCTTTGTGAGTATGTACCAAAttagatattttcatttcttttgaaagtaggacaattttttttttttttttaagagagagtgtgagagtgggaggaggagtgggtaaagggagagagagaatcttaagcaggctccatgctcagcagggagcccgacgtagggctcaatcccacgaccctgagatcatgactcgagcagaagtcaagaatcaaatgcttaaccaactgagccacccaggagcccctaaaatagcacaatttaaaaatgtagatcaTCTCAGTTTACACATTTGTGTAGCAAAGGCACTTGCTCATGTGTATTTAAAGTCCCAGGGGTAAGCAGACAAGGGGACCCATAGAGAGGCAGGAAAGCGAGGACTGAGATCTCTGATGGTGAGGTTACCATAATTGCAGAATAGGCACACAGGGTggagagagaaatgaaggcattttgctggaaaacagaagcaggcagagtgcgGGGGTGGcacccatctctttctctctcctagcCCACCAGAGAACATGCAGATTCTGATCACTGCGTGGACCCTGgctctgctgctcctgctgcagcAGCCCCTGCAATTTAAAAGTTGGCGTTTCCAACTCGAGGAGTCAGAGGAAGACATAGAATGGTTTGAAGGTTACTTGGTGGAAATGCACAGTTCAGGACCTCCCAGACCTCTGACCAAAGAAGCTTTCCAAAGACAGATGATTATCGATCCTGAAAAACCACTAACTGATTCTAAGTACCGTACTGATggaatgaagatgaaaatgtCCATGACAAGTTCTGTTGTGTCAGAGAATATTTCTTCCTTTGAATAGCACATGAGGACTTGCAAAAGATCCGTAGCAACGTATTTGTGCCTTGTAAGAATGGAGTTAAGAAATGTCACAGGAGCAGGCACCTAGTAAGAGTGTACTGTAATTTAACAAGAGGAGCTAGAATGACAGACTGTGAATATGACTCTTCTTATAGGCAGGGCCATGTCCTTATCACTTGCCAATGACAAAATGATATTCAAAAAATTGTTCCTGCTCATATAAGTAATATTATGGTTTTAGATGATGATACGCAGGGTAGTAGCATCTTCCACAATGAGGCCGagtgtccattcttttttttttttttttcattttatttgtttgacagagagagatcacaagtaggcagagaggcaggcagagagagaggaggaagcaggctccccgctgagcagagagcctgatgtggggctcgatcccaggaccctgaaatcatgacctgagccaaaggcagaggcttttaatccactgagccacccaggtgccccccgagtGGCCATTCTAAAAtagtattctttaaaaagtcatgaTAGGAGGATATCACCTGCTCCATCCCGATCCTTGCAAGTTAAAATTGAGAACGGTCGTTTGAGTCCATTCATGTTCATCATctgtcttcttcccttcttttaacCATGCAAAGGCAATGTGGGCTCAGTTCACCGATGACTCCTGGAGATGTGGTTTCAAACAGGTCAAGTAATTTAGCACATTTTGAGTGTGTTATGAGGACAAATGCCTGCAGTGAAAGGAGAGCCAGCTCCAAGAGGAACAGGAAATGGTTGTCTGGAGTATGCTCCTGAGTCGTATTCATGTGACTCTCTAGTTCAGTAGAACTAACAAAGTGCATTGACCTACTGAAGTGTCTCCAGCATGATTATGAGGGGTTTCTGGATTTGGAATGACCTTTCTCTGTAACatgatttgaaaagaaaagagctcAAAGCTCCTCGAGAAGTTGTGCAATTCAACTTTCCAGTACTATAATTGTAGACATTTCACTTGTTCTGTTCtttccatacaatgaaatacaatgAGAACATGAAGATGTAGATTCTAATAGGGGACATCTCAGGATAAATACCTAAATATTCAGGATAGCAAGCTCCCCAAAGTACTTTTCAATTGCCCAATGCTGTGTCTGTAGATTCCCACATCTTTGCTTTGGATTAGCCATCACTGTTCACAAAACTCCAAACAATTCCTCAGTTTCTGGCACAGTTACCTTTCTTTATGATTCCTTTCCTCACTTGCCAGTAGATGTGGCTGCATCTGAGAATATGCCACTTCCAAAAAAGGCTGGGGAGTCTGTATGATA is from Mustela lutreola isolate mMusLut2 chromosome 7, mMusLut2.pri, whole genome shotgun sequence and encodes:
- the RNASE9 gene encoding LOW QUALITY PROTEIN: inactive ribonuclease-like protein 9 (The sequence of the model RefSeq protein was modified relative to this genomic sequence to represent the inferred CDS: inserted 1 base in 1 codon; substituted 2 bases at 2 genomic stop codons), with protein sequence MQILITAWTLALLLLLQQPLQFKSWRFQLEESEEDIEWFEGYLVEMHSSGPPRPLTKEAFQRQMIIDPEKPLTDSKYRTDGMXDENVHDKFCCVREYFFLXIAHEDLQKIRSNVFVPCKNGVKKCHRSRHLVRVYCNLTRGARMTDCEYDSSYRQGHVLITCQXQNDIQKIVPAHISNIMVLDDDTQGGLHQKVRCILAVYFAGSEPSAIL